The Pyrococcus kukulkanii genome contains a region encoding:
- a CDS encoding ATP-binding protein: MLKEITEEYLGALNRISIIEREAKLPSGPDIKAIIGVRRVGKTVLMLQRVGELLEKGENAVYVSFDEPEIRKLNHRELAEEVRREFPSGNVYLFLDEVQEWEEWDARIRWLHEVGDFDIYISGSSSTLLSSKIPSRLRGRYISRVILPFSFREVSSQDTRTFRNRGKIRKVLDDYLRWGRLSRSLDVQV, from the coding sequence ATGCTTAAAGAAATAACTGAGGAGTACCTTGGAGCGCTCAACAGGATAAGCATAATCGAGAGGGAAGCAAAGCTCCCCTCTGGACCAGACATAAAGGCTATTATAGGGGTTAGAAGGGTTGGTAAGACTGTATTAATGCTCCAAAGGGTCGGAGAGCTTTTAGAGAAAGGAGAAAATGCCGTCTACGTATCTTTCGACGAACCTGAGATCAGAAAACTGAACCACAGAGAACTTGCAGAGGAAGTTAGGAGAGAATTTCCAAGCGGCAACGTTTACCTGTTTTTAGACGAAGTGCAGGAGTGGGAGGAATGGGATGCGAGGATTAGATGGCTCCATGAGGTTGGCGATTTTGATATCTATATCTCGGGATCCTCTTCAACATTGCTTTCCTCCAAGATACCTTCAAGGCTCAGAGGAAGGTACATCTCACGCGTAATACTCCCATTTTCCTTTAGGGAAGTCTCTTCCCAAGACACTAGGACGTTTAGGAATAGGGGGAAGATTAGGAAAGTCCTCGATGATTACCTCAGATGGGGGAGGCTTTCCCGAAGTCTGGACGTTCAAGTCTAG
- a CDS encoding ATP-binding protein has translation MITSDGGGFPEVWTFKSREKIISIVETVFYRDIIERFKIREIKEFEDFFYYVLSLYSSYFTYRSLQRALASWIKLSVKTVMNYLKYMESSMLIYTLPTFSPSQREIIRRPKKLYIVDHGLANLFFRGMDMGRRIENVVFLELLRRKLYRNPLLKIFYYSGSEGEVDFVLMEGNKVIELIQVTVEVTPANYRREVEGLIKVGKKLKCNNLTLVTLERSEVDGVKVIPLWEFLLSS, from the coding sequence ATGATTACCTCAGATGGGGGAGGCTTTCCCGAAGTCTGGACGTTCAAGTCTAGGGAAAAGATAATCTCAATAGTGGAGACGGTTTTCTATAGGGATATAATTGAGAGGTTCAAAATTCGAGAGATTAAGGAGTTTGAAGACTTCTTTTATTACGTCCTTTCCCTCTATTCCTCCTATTTCACTTACAGGTCGCTCCAAAGGGCCCTAGCGAGTTGGATTAAGCTCAGCGTTAAAACCGTCATGAACTACTTGAAGTACATGGAGAGCTCGATGTTGATCTACACCCTTCCCACGTTTTCTCCCTCTCAAAGGGAGATAATCAGGAGACCCAAGAAGCTCTACATAGTCGACCACGGACTTGCAAACCTCTTCTTTAGGGGGATGGACATGGGAAGGAGGATTGAGAATGTTGTTTTCTTGGAATTGCTGAGGAGGAAGCTATACAGAAATCCCCTCCTGAAGATATTCTACTATTCAGGTTCTGAGGGTGAAGTTGATTTCGTGCTCATGGAGGGGAATAAAGTAATTGAGCTAATTCAAGTTACGGTTGAGGTGACGCCCGCAAACTACAGGAGAGAGGTTGAGGGCCTGATAAAGGTTGGAAAGAAGCTTAAGTGCAACAATCTAACGCTCGTGACCCTAGAGAGGAGTGAGGTTGATGGTGTTAAGGTAATTCCCCTATGGGAGTTTTTGCTTAGCTCTTAA